The Planctomycetaceae bacterium nucleotide sequence CCGCGGGGCGGCGGGCGGTTCCGCTGGCGGTGCGGAACGCCTGGTCGAGCAGGTTGGTCCGCTGGGCGAGAAACTCCGCCCGCCGATCGGGCAAGCTCTGCTCCAGAGCCGCCAGCGCCTCGATCGCCTTGCCCTGTCCGGCGGGCTCCTTCGCGCACAACGGCCAGGCCTTTTCGTAAAGCAGCGCCTGGTAGGTGGGCGCCTGAGATGCCCCAGCCGCTTCGGCGAACATCTTCTCGCCGATCGCCAGGTCGTCAGCCGTCTCGGGCGTCGCGACGGCGCGGTCGACGTCGGCTGCAAACTGCCGGGCGTACTGCTGCCCCGGGTTGACAGCGCGGGGGTCCTTGGGCTGCTCGGGCGGGGGTTGCCTAGCCTTGGCGGCGGCGCGGGCGGCCTCTTCGCGGGCGGCTTTCTGTGCCGCGTCGAGGCGCTTCTGGAACTCCTGGCGCCTGGCGATCGTCGTCGTCAGCAGGGCCTGCGCTTGTGGTTGCGTGCCCTTGATGCTCTCGAGGCGGGCGATGATCTGGCTGGACAGGTCCAGGGCGTTCTGCCAGGCCCCCACCTGCGCACGCTGCTGCATGCGCTCGAGCAGGGTGTTGATCTCGGTCATCTCGTCGGCGGGCGGCTGCAGAGCGGCAGACGACCCCTGGGCGGACTGATAATCCTCCAGGGCCTGCTTGAGGGCCTGCTGGAGCTTGTAGTCTTTGATCGTGCGTCCGCCGATGAGGGTGTGGAGCTCGTCATACTTTGCCCGCGCCTGGTCATAGCGCTGGTTGGCGACGGCCTGGTGTACTTCGTTTGCCATTGTCAGCACGGTCTGGCGGTTGTCGGCTTCCCATGGATCGCGGATCACCATGATATAGAGCAGGACGCCGACGATTACGGTGACGATGAAGCACACGCCGAAGGCGATCAGCGGCGTTCGGTCTTTCCGCGCCGCCGCCACTTTGCCGCCCCGTAGAGGCTGGCCGGTCTTTCCGCGGGCGGGCTCCGACGGCGCGGAGGGCGCCGCTGCCGGCGCGACCGAAGCCATCAGTTCATCCAGCGCCCCCGCCGCCGAGGGCTCCGGCGCTGCCGGGGCGGTTCGCACGGGCGGTGGGGCCGGCGCGGCGACCGGCGGGGGCGGAGCCGCCGCAGGACCGGCGACCACCTCGGCCACCGGCAGAGGCACTTCGCACACCGTGCCGCAGGATGGACACTTGACGCGCCGACCGCCGAGCTCTTCTCCCACGCGGAGCGTCTGGCGGCAAGCCGAGTTTGTGCAGGTAAAGTGAATCATCTCGCCTCTTATAGATCAACGCACGCCGCAGACCCCGCTTGCGGCTTGGCGTCATTTTGTTCTATCGAGTATACGCCGCCCTTGCCGACAGGGCAACTCTCTGCGGCAGAGCGTGAGGCGACGTTCACCGCGGAGGTCGCGGCCGCCCGCCCGCAGGCTCTGTCCTCGCACATCGGCCTCTGGGGCACTAGAATAAGGGCATGGAATCCTCTGCCCAATCGACGCCCCCTCCGCGCACGCCTCTGGGCGACCATCGCCGCCAGTGGCGAAACTGCCTCTACGTCTACCCCGTGGTCTCGCGCCGCAGCCGCGGGCTGAGCATCGGCGTCAACCTCAACCGCGACAAGCGATGCAACTTCGGCTGCGTCTACTGCCAGGTCAATCGCCGCATCAAGCCCAAGCACGTCTCGACGAACCTCTCGATCCTCTACGACGAACTGTGCATGGTGCTCGAAGACGCCCTCACCGGCCGCATCTGGGACGACCGGCGATTCTCCTCCACGCCCCAGGAACTGCGGCGGGTCAACGACGTGGCCTTCAGCGGCAACGGCGAACCGACCTGCGTGCCGGACTTCCACAGCGCCGTCGCCACGGCCGCCCGGGCCCTGAGCGACGCTGTCCAGGAGTTTGACCCCGAGGCGGCCGGCACGATCAAACTCATCCTGCTGACCAACGCCACCGCCCTGACCAGCCCGCAGGTCCGCCGCGCCCTGCCGCACCTGGATAAGGCCGGCGGCGAAATCTGGGCGAAGCTCGACGCCGGCACCGAGGAACAATTCCAGCGCGTCAACCGCCCCGCCGAGGGACTGACGCTGGCCGGGATCATCGAGAACATCGTCGACGTCGCTCGCGACCGGGCCGTCGTCATCCAGAGCCTCTTCTCGCGCCTCGACGGACAGGCCCCCACCGAGCAGGAGATCGCCGCCTATTGCCAGCGCGTCGACGAGATCGTCGCCGCCGGCGGACAGATCAAAGCCATTCACGTGCACACCATCGCCCGCAAACCCGCCCGCCGCCGCGGCGCCGAACCCCTGACCAACGAAGAACTAGACGCCATCGCCCAGCAGATCCACGATTCCGTCAACGTGCCCATCGAAGTATTCTACGGAATTGTGAATCAGTTGTGAGTTGTGCGTGGTGAGTGGTGAGTTAACAACGGAACTAGCACACCCAGTTAGCGGCGGGGCTTGCCCCGCGCGTTGCTGATTGCCAAATCCTCTCAGATGGTGGAGAATCCGGTTCAGAACCTACGGGTAAGGCCATATGGACCCTTCACTAAAACAGATGCAGCGGTTACATGAAGATGCCTTTGTTTCCGCCTTCATCAAGAAGGAGAAGCGGGAACGATGGCGTTCTCTGCTCTGTAATCGCAAGAGACGGAGGGAACTGCTGGACCGCCTGAACCATCAGCCCGACTTGGACGCACAAGCCTGTCATAGCATCTCACCGGCAACACAAAGCGATGCTGGAATAGCAAGCTTCCTTCGCCAGAGGGGGGCACCAAAGGGTTGTTGGACCATTTCCAGCGACTCAGATATCGACGGCAAAATGATGGATTTGGATGAAGCGCTGGCGGGCGTTGTCGGGCAAGGCCGTGGCACTATCCTTTCTTGCGTTCCTGGCAAACTTGCTTTCTATGAGGGAGAAGGACCGAGCGACCGCTGCATCCTTGCTCGCTGATTGCAGCACCGCGCGCATGTCGCGGGCAACCTGTTCAAATTGACGTTCCATTCCCCGCCCCGCCGGAGGCATCACCTGCACCACAGCATCCAAACTCGTCTCGGCCGCTTCCATGCGGATCCCCTTTCCAAAATTTCTGACTCTGCGTTCTCCGCGATCTCGGCGGTGAAAATCCTCACCCGCTGATCTTCGCCCCCAGGGCGCCGGTGATTCGGTCGAAATCGTCCAGGCTGTAGTAGTCCACGACGATGCGGCCGGTGTTGGCGGCGCGGGCGGGTTTGATCTCGACCCGTGTACCCACGGCAGCGGTCAGTTGGCCTTCCAGGTCGGCGATGTAGGGCGGCTTGCTGGTGCTCTTGCGAGTCGAGGGCGTTTTGCCCGCCGGGACCATTCCGGCGATGATCTGCGAAACCATCGACTCTAACTGCCTTACAGACAACGACTTATGTAAACACAGCTTGGCCAGCTTGAGCTGCTGGACTTCCTTGCCCGCCAGGCCCGCCAGGGCTTTGGCGTGTCCGAAGCTCAGGTCGCCGCCCAGCAGGAGCGTCTGGATGGCGTCTGGCAGGTCGAGGATGCGCAGGTAGTTGGCCAGCGTCGCACGCGGCTGACCGAGCCGCTGGGAAGCCTGGGCCTGCGTGAGGTTGAAGCGGTCCAGGTAGTCGCGGTAGGCGGTGGCTTTCTCGACGGGGTTCAGGTCGGCCCGCTGGATGTTCTCGATCAGCGCCCACTCGAGCATCTGCTGGGGCGTGGCCGCGCGCACGATGCACGGCACGGCAGACATGCCGATCTTTCGCGCCGCCCGCAGCCGCCGCTCGCCGGCGATCAGCACGTACCCGCCCGCCCCGCCGCCGGGGCCTTCATGCACCGCCACGATGAGCGGCTGAAGGATCCCCTGCTCGGCGATGGAACCGGCCAGCTCAGCCAGGTCCGTCTCGTTGAACTCGCGGCGCGGCTGATACGGGTTGGGCGAGATCAGATCGACAGCGATGGAGACGGTCCCGCCGTCTGCCTGGCCGTGAGCTTCTCGGGCTGCGGCCATTTCCGTCCCGCGGCCGGCGTCGGTCGAGGCTGAAACAGGCGCCGTTCCGATTTCCGCCCCATGAGGGGACGCCACATCAGCGGCATATGCCCCCGCCGGTGCGGCCTGAAGGTTCTCTTGCGCCGCCGACACATCGGCCATGGCCGAGTTGGAGATCAAGCTGGCCAGACCGCGGCCGAGACGAGGCTTAACGGGCTTGGGAGATGACGACATATCGGACTCCTTTGCTTTGGAGCTGTCACAGGCCAGCTCAGCTTTCAGCTATCGGTTGCAGGCGGCGATGTTCCACGTGGAACAGTCACTTCGCAGCCGCCAAGCATAACGCTGTATCTCAGCAACGCAAGAAGAAACCAAACACCGACCGTATCTGCATCAGCGCCCACTTTCGCGTCGCACGGATAATCCGTTTCGCTCTCGTCCAGACGTTAGCGGCGGGGCTTGCCCCGCGCGTTTGCTTCCGCGACCTGCCCGCGCGTATCCCCGGAGTCGCGAGCACGTCGAGCATGTCGAGCGCTAACCCGGATATTTCACCGCGGAGATCGCAGAGGCCGCAGAGGTATTTTGAGCGAAAAGACTTACAGAAAACTAGCGAAGCGGGGCGCATGGACAGTCTGTTTTTCAGATTAACGACGGCGACGTTAGATGGTCTTGTTTTGAGCCATTTGCTTCTCTGCGTACTCTGCGATCTCTGCGGTTCATGCAGTTTTCGGGCTAATGGTTCCACGTGGAACAATACCGATAATTCACCAGCCCTGACCCTGCCGCACTTCGTCGCGCTTGCGCGGCGAGAGCTTGATCACCCGATCGACGCCGACCGATTCATTCTCCGGCAGGGGCGCCAGGCCCCTCTGCTCGCCCATCTCCTTGACGCTCTTCAGGGCCGCCAGCAGACTCGCCCCGTCCACCGCCGAGGCGTCGTCGCGGTAGTAATCAAACCAAGGCAGGTGTGCTCTGGCGTACTGCTTGGCCGTCGGCGGCGGCAGCGGCGGGCTGCTGGAGGTGATCGCACTCCAGACCATAGAGTTGACGATATGCACGAAGCACCGGCTGCCGGCCGCAAGGTCCCAGTCGCTCAGGTCGAACTCGTCCTCGTAGATCTCCTGCCGCATTTTGCCCCCCGCGGCCAGGCCCATCCCCGGCGATGGCGCACAAGCCAGACAATCCAAGCAGGCCTCAATCCTTGTACCGGGCTGGATCTTTGGAAAGCGCCGCTCGAAGACCTCCCGTTTCATCGGAAAGACCGCGATCTGCAACCCGCCCACGTCGGCCGAACCGGTCAGTTGCTCCTCGGCCGTGTACCCCTCGCCTAAGGGCATCGCGACGAACTGGCGGATGACGCCCTTGCTCACGCAGTAGCCGTCCAGCCACGGCTGACCAGGCACCACCGCGTAATCCTGAGGCCGCCGGTTGAGCCCCGGCGACCACGGCTGGCCGCTGACAGCGTTGATCTTGCCCGTGGCGATCTTGATCGCGCAGGGATAGGTGGCATCGCGATCGCCGATGTAGTTTGCCTGGAACATGATCCACATCGCTTCGGATTGATACATCGGCATCATCACCCCGCCGTGCTGACGCCAGGTGGGGGGCAGATTCTCGGCAAAATCGTCGACATGCCTCAGCGGAAACGCCCCCAGGCCCGGCGGCAGGGGGTACTCGCAGCCGTCGTCAGGAATGCGGAGCGTCCGCTGAAACTCTATACTAACTCCAGCATTATCAAATACTTGTGGAAACGAGAAGTGCAGAACATTGTCTTTCAGTTCGATCATGGCGATACCCCTTTCAGTTATCACCAATCCCCGTCGCGCACTTCGCGCACAATGCGCAGCACGGCGCGTTCGGGCATATTCTTCATCTGGCGGATCAGTTCGGCAAAGAGCGCCGGGCGCTTGCGGATGACGCTCTGCAGGTCGGAGGAAACCTTGCCGGCCATCGCCAGCATCACGTCGACATCCTCGCCCAAGGCCGCCGCCAGGCGGGCGATGGTAGCCTCCGACGGCGGGGCCTGCAGCCCGCGCTCGATCTTGCTCAAATACGACGGCTCGATGCCCACCCGCTTGGCCAGCGCCCGCACGGACAGATGATTGCGCGGCTCGGGTTGTCGATTGCGGGCCATCGTGCCCTTGCCGGCGCGAGCTTGCGACAGCCGCCCGCCGCGCAAGACCGCGCCAGAAGCCGCAGGCACCGCCTTCCCTGCCGCCGCGGCTCCCCGCGCCGCCACGACGATCGCCTCGCGCCGCTGCCTGAGATAATCTCCGAATGTCGAGGTTGTGCTCATGTGTGTAGTATATACTACACACTACACACCAGTCAAGCGGCGCCTCGAAGAAAATCTTCATTCTCATCAGGGGCGGTCTGGCGGAACCGGCAAGGGCCAGGCGGGCCAGGCGCGACCTATGGTTTGGCATTCAGCCAATGCTGCTCCTCTTCTGGCAGGGGGGAGATTCCACT carries:
- a CDS encoding helix-turn-helix transcriptional regulator, which produces MSTTSTFGDYLRQRREAIVVAARGAAAAGKAVPAASGAVLRGGRLSQARAGKGTMARNRQPEPRNHLSVRALAKRVGIEPSYLSKIERGLQAPPSEATIARLAAALGEDVDVMLAMAGKVSSDLQSVIRKRPALFAELIRQMKNMPERAVLRIVREVRDGDW
- a CDS encoding radical SAM protein, producing MESSAQSTPPPRTPLGDHRRQWRNCLYVYPVVSRRSRGLSIGVNLNRDKRCNFGCVYCQVNRRIKPKHVSTNLSILYDELCMVLEDALTGRIWDDRRFSSTPQELRRVNDVAFSGNGEPTCVPDFHSAVATAARALSDAVQEFDPEAAGTIKLILLTNATALTSPQVRRALPHLDKAGGEIWAKLDAGTEEQFQRVNRPAEGLTLAGIIENIVDVARDRAVVIQSLFSRLDGQAPTEQEIAAYCQRVDEIVAAGGQIKAIHVHTIARKPARRRGAEPLTNEELDAIAQQIHDSVNVPIEVFYGIVNQL
- a CDS encoding ParB/RepB/Spo0J family partition protein, with protein sequence MSSSPKPVKPRLGRGLASLISNSAMADVSAAQENLQAAPAGAYAADVASPHGAEIGTAPVSASTDAGRGTEMAAAREAHGQADGGTVSIAVDLISPNPYQPRREFNETDLAELAGSIAEQGILQPLIVAVHEGPGGGAGGYVLIAGERRLRAARKIGMSAVPCIVRAATPQQMLEWALIENIQRADLNPVEKATAYRDYLDRFNLTQAQASQRLGQPRATLANYLRILDLPDAIQTLLLGGDLSFGHAKALAGLAGKEVQQLKLAKLCLHKSLSVRQLESMVSQIIAGMVPAGKTPSTRKSTSKPPYIADLEGQLTAAVGTRVEIKPARAANTGRIVVDYYSLDDFDRITGALGAKISG